The genome window TCATGGACAACAAATATTACTTCGGCCGTCCGTATATCTACGGTATGGGCGGGGATGAGTATGAACGGTTTGGATTCTTCTGCCGCGGCGCGCTAAATATGCTGCCGCTCATCGGTTTCCAGCCGGATGTTATCCATGCCCATGACTGGCAGAGCGGTATGATACCGGCGCTGCTGAAAATCCAGTATGCGCATCTGCCTTTTTATGCGAACATCAAAACAGTATTTACAATCCACAACCTGCAATATCAGGGGATCTTTGGCATACGTGAAGTGCAGGATATTCTTGGCCTGGGCGACAGCCTGTGGACAGATGATAAGCTGGAATGCTTCGGATGTGCCAACTTCATGAAAGCGGCCCTCGTATACACAGACCTGATCACAACTGTCAGTCCGTCTTATGCAGAGGAAATCCAGACTGCATATTACGGTGAAAGACTTGATGGGCTTCTCCGTGCAAGGAATAAAGAACTTTTCGGTGTCCTGAACGGCATTGATATGAATGAATATGATCCTGCCACCGATAAGCGGATTCCTGTCAATTACAGTCTTGATAAGCCGGAAGGAAAGGCGGAATGCAAGAAAAAGCTTCAGGAGGAACTGGGGCTTGAAGTAAACCCGGACAAGCTGATGATCGGCATGGTTGGAAGACTGAGCAACCAGAAGGGGCTCGACCTTGTGGATTATGTCATTTCGGACATTATGCGGCTTGACGTTCAGCTTGTTGTACTGGGTATGGGAGAAGGTAGATACTTCAACCTGTTCAGTTGGGCGGAAACAGAATACAAGGGACGTGTTGCGGCAAGGTTTACCATGGATCATACGCTTGCGCATAAAATCTATGCAGGAACGGATGTATTCCTGATGCCCAGTCAGTTTGAACCATGCGGCCTTAGCCAGATGATCGCAATGAGATACGGAACCATTCCGATTGTTCGCGAAACCGGCGG of Aristaeella lactis contains these proteins:
- the glgA gene encoding glycogen synthase GlgA: MKILFAASESVPFVKTGGLADVVGALAPVLAKEGHDVRVIIPQFSAIPQEYLQQMTHVCDFEVQLGWRRQYCGIEMIKKDGVTWYFMDNKYYFGRPYIYGMGGDEYERFGFFCRGALNMLPLIGFQPDVIHAHDWQSGMIPALLKIQYAHLPFYANIKTVFTIHNLQYQGIFGIREVQDILGLGDSLWTDDKLECFGCANFMKAALVYTDLITTVSPSYAEEIQTAYYGERLDGLLRARNKELFGVLNGIDMNEYDPATDKRIPVNYSLDKPEGKAECKKKLQEELGLEVNPDKLMIGMVGRLSNQKGLDLVDYVISDIMRLDVQLVVLGMGEGRYFNLFSWAETEYKGRVAARFTMDHTLAHKIYAGTDVFLMPSQFEPCGLSQMIAMRYGTIPIVRETGGLRDTVLSYNEFNGEGNGFTFFNYNAHDMLHTIERASEYYRNHADIWKTLQKRGMSGDYSWNHSAREYLKLYESLFQSKKAEKPAGDEPNPVVVDI